One stretch of Bactrocera tryoni isolate S06 unplaced genomic scaffold, CSIRO_BtryS06_freeze2 scaffold_7, whole genome shotgun sequence DNA includes these proteins:
- the LOC120781526 gene encoding uncharacterized protein LOC120781526 — translation MLEQGLIRESNSPYNSPTWVVPKKSDASGKAKYRVVIDYRKLNEITIPDRFPIPNMDEILGKLGKCQYFTTIDLARGFHQIEMDSESIQKTAFSTKRGHYEYVRMPFGLRNAPATFQSELYTTLKNHVITQFADSEQKRVKNLLQEQELSDMRPSPLLREMRSLAGSEVNDNILKSIWMSRLPSNMRLIISISNESLDKVALLAEKICEVSDTPHVHVVETPDTATRNQSSIEQQLAEITKEIALIKANINRRPRSRSRSRPPSRSGMQNNNSNGLCWYHHKFGNDAKKCRSPCVKKLN, via the exons ATGCTTGAGCAGGGATTGATCAGAGAAAGTAATTCACCCTACAATAGTCCCACTTGGGTTGTACCAAAGAAATCCGACGCTTCGGGAAAAGCAAAATACAGAGTAGTCATTGATTACAGGAAGCTGAATGAAATAACCATTCCCGATAGATTTCCTATTCCCAACATGGACGAAATACTTGGAAAACTGGGAAAATGCCAGTACTTCACAACAATTGATTTAGCTAGGGGTTTTCATCAGATAGAAATGGATTCAGAATCCATACAGAAAACTGCATTTTCAACCAAACGTGGTCATTACGAATACGTTCGCATGCCATTTGGCCTGAGAAATGCACCCGCCACATTCCAGAG TGAACTGTATACCACCCTAAAAAATCATGTAATAACACAATTCGCGGACTCGGAGCAAAAACGTGTAAAAAATCTACTGCAGGAACAAGAGCTTAGTGATATGCGTCCATCACCGCTCTTGCGCGAAATGCGAAGTCTAGCCGGTAGCGAGGTCAACGATAATATACTAAAGTCAATTTGGATGAGTCGGTTACCTTCCAACATGCGACTAATAATTTCCATTAGCAACGAATCGCTCGACAAAGTTGCTCTGCTCGCAGAAAAAATATGTGAGGTTAGTGACACCCCACACGTACACGTGGTCGAAACTCCAGATACAGCAACACGCAATCAATCCAGCATCGAGCAGCAGCTAGCCGAAATCACGAAAGAGATAGCATTAATAAAGGCGAACATAAATCGTCGGCCTAGAAGTCGCAGCAGAAGCCGTCCTCCGTCACGTTCCGGTATGCAAAACAACAATTCGAATGGTTTGTGCTGGTACCATCACAAATTTGGTAACGATGCCAAAAAATGTCGTAGTCCTTGcgtgaaaaagttaaactaA